The Lycium ferocissimum isolate CSIRO_LF1 chromosome 1, AGI_CSIRO_Lferr_CH_V1, whole genome shotgun sequence genome includes a region encoding these proteins:
- the LOC132043873 gene encoding chaperonin CPN60, mitochondrial: MYRFAANLASKARVARANTQQIGGRLNWSRSYAAKDIRFGVEARAAMLQGIEELADAVKVTMGPKGRNVVIEQSWGAPKVTKDGVTVAKSVEFKDKIKNVGASLVKQVANATNDVAGDGTTCATVLTRAIFAEGCKSVAAGMNAMDLRRGITMAVDSVVTNLKSRARMISTSEEIAQVGTISANGEREIGELIAKAMERVGKEGVITIQDGKTLFNELEVVEGMKLDRGYISPYFITNQKNQKCELDDPLILIHEKKISSVNAVVKALELALKKQRPLLIVAEDVDSEALATLILNKLRAGIKVCAIKAPGFGENRKANLQDLAILTGGQVVTEELGLNIENMDFEMLGTCKKVAVSKDDTVILDGAGEKKSIEERCEQIRSTIELSTSDYDKEKLQERLAKISGGVAVLKIGGASEAEVGEKKDRVTDALNATKAAVEEGIVPGGGVALLYAAKELDKLTTSNFDQKIGVQIIQNALKTPVHTIASNAGVEGAVIVGKLLEQENPDLGYDAAKGEYVDMVKAGIIDPLKVIRTALVDAASVSSLLTTTEAVVVELPKDEKEAPAMGGGMGGMGGMDY, translated from the exons ATGTATCGTTTTGCAGCAAATCTTGCTTCCAAAGCCAG AGTTGCAAGAGCCAACACCCAACAA ATTGGTGGAAGGTTAAATTGGAGTAGAAGTTATGCTGCAAAGGATATTAGATTTGGTGTTGAAGCTCGAGCTGCAATGCTTCAAGGTATTGAAGAACTTGCTGATGCTGTTAAAGTCACTATGGGTCCAAAG GGGCGTAATGTGGTGATTGAACAAAGTTGGGGTGCACCCAAAGTAACAAAAGATGGTGTCACTGTTGCAAAGAGTGTTGAATTCAAGGACAAGATAAAAAATGTTGGTGCTAGCCTTGTTAAACAGGTTGCCAATGCCACAAACGATGTTGCCGGTGATG gTACCACTTGTGCAACAGTCCTCACACGAGCAATATTTGCTGAAGGATGCAAGTCAGTGGCGGCTGGTATGAATGCAATGGATCTTAGACGGGGTATTACCATGGCTGTAGATTCTGTTGTAACAAACCTGAAAAGCAGAGCACGGATGATCAGCACATCTGAGGAAATTGCACAG GTTGGGACTATCTCTGCAAATGGAGAAAGAGAAATTGGTGAGCTAATTGCAAAGGCTATGGAGAGAGTAGGCAAGGAGGGAGTCATCACTATCCAA GATGGGAAGACATTGTTCAACGAGTTGGAAGTTGTTGAAGGGATGAAGCTGGATAGGGGTTACATATCACCATACTTCATCACAAATCAGAAGAATCAGAAATGT GAACTGGATGACCCACTGATTCTTATTCATGAGAAAAAGATTTCAAGCGTTAATGCTGTAGTGAAAGCATTAGAGTTGGCTTTGAAG AAACAAAGGCCCCTCTTAATTGTGGCTGAAGATGTGGACAGTGAAGCACTTGCCACTCTTATTTTGAACAAGCTTCGTGCTGGAATCAAA GTTTGCGCCATCAAAGCACCAGGCTTTGGTGAAAACAGGAAAGCTAATTTGCAAGATCTTGCTATTTTAACTGGAGGCCAA GTCGTTACAGAAGAGCTTGGACTGAACATTGAAAATATGGACTTCGAGATGCTGGGAACATGTAAAAAG GTGGCTGTTTCCAAGGACGATACTGTCATTCTTGATGGTGCTGGTGAGAAGAAGTCCATAGAGGAACGATGTGAACAG ATTAGATCAACCATTGAACTGAGCACATCTGACTATGACAAGGAGAAGTTGCAGGAAAGACTAGCTAAGATTTCAGGGGGTGTCGCTGTGTTAAAG ATTGGAGGAGCTAGTGAAGCTGAGGTTggtgaaaagaaagatagaGTCACTGATGCTTTGAATGCTACAAAGGCTGCCGTGGAGGAAGGAATTGTTCCAG GTGGTGGCGTTGCTCTTCTTTATGCAGCAAAAGAGTTAGATAAATTAACAACATCCAACTTTGACCAGAAGATTGGTGTACAAATAATTCAGAATGCTCTGAAG ACACCGGTACATACAATAGCCTCTAATGCAGGAGTAGAGGGTGCTGTCATTGTTGGTAAactgttggagcaagaaaaccctGATCTTGGATATGACGCGGCCAAGGGTGAATACGTGGACATGGTAAAGGCAGGAATCATCGATCCACTGAAAGTGATCAGGACAGCATTGGTTGATGCTGCCAG CGTCTCGTCTCTCTTGACCACAACTGAAGCAGTTGTCGTCGAGCTTCCTAAGGACGAGAAGGAAGCTCCAGCAATGGGCGGCGGCATGGGAGGCATGGGTGGCATGGACTACTAA
- the LOC132043948 gene encoding PHD finger protein ING1: MSFIEEFQANIEALPNHLRRKYALLRDLDKSLQGVQRQNEQRCEKEIEDMIQRIKAGNVTPDSSLIKFSDDALDEQKHAIRIADEKVALAAQAYDLVDAHIQQLDQYLKKFDEELRRERDIAVVTGTPATTVENNVKSGRSGEGKGGRKKTRLATAAAAATATAAVAATPSGMDLDLPVDPNEPTYCFCNQVSYGEMVACDNPNCKIEWFHYGCVGLKEQPKGKWFCADCAGTQKKRRGR; the protein is encoded by the exons atgtCATTCATCGAAGAATTTCAAGCCA ATATAGAAGCTCTTCCGAACCATTTACGGAGGAAGTATGCCTTACTGCGTGATTTAGATAAAAGTCTGCAAG GAGTCCAGAGGCAAAATGAACAGCGTTGTGAGAAAGAAATAGAGGATATGATACAGCGTATTAAGGCTGGTAATGTGACACCAGACTCTTCACTAATCAAATTCTCTGACGATGCATTGGATGAGCAAAAGCATGCAATCAGGATTGCTGATGAGAAAGTTGCATTAGCTGCCCAGGCATATGATCTG GTAGACGCTCATATTCAGCAGCTCGATCAGTACTTGAAGAAGTTTGACGAAGAGCTCCGGAGAG AACGGGATATTGCTGTTGTTACTGGAACTCCTGCTACCACTGTTGAAAATAATGTCAAATCTGGAAGGTCTGGTGAGGGCAAGGGAGGGCGTAAGAA AACACGTCTTGCtacagcagcagcagcagctaCAGCCACTGCAGCAGTAGCAGCAACACCAAGTGGAATGGATTTGGATCTGCCTGTTGATCCAAACGAACCAACATACTGTTTCTGCAATCAAGTTAGCTATGGTGAAATGGTTGCTTGCGACAATCCTAAT TGCAAAATAGAGTGGTTCCACTACGGCTGCGTTGGTCTCAAAGAACAGCCCAAGGGAAAATGGTTTTGTGCGGATTGTGCAGGAACGCAAAAGAAGCGGAGAGGCAGATGA
- the LOC132044031 gene encoding LOW QUALITY PROTEIN: uncharacterized protein LOC132044031 (The sequence of the model RefSeq protein was modified relative to this genomic sequence to represent the inferred CDS: substituted 1 base at 1 genomic stop codon), with the protein MIEDKIDDNEVDQLEEFPVALQQKNMEYSIKSKRSLRARYSYGIIFLIINLIAWFVRDYGDRAVPLLQYSKACGNAGSACSHTMGVLRVSLGCFIFFLVMFLTTCFTSKLYDVRNVWHSGWXSLKFVMLITFMVIPFFIPSDYIQLYGEFARVGAGVFLVLQLISVIEFITWWNNYWMPDERKKQSCSLGLFMSTVCYIASICGIMVMYVLYASKTSCILNIFFISWTAILLLVMMAVSLHSKVNRGLLSSGIMASYVVFLCWSAIRSEPATQKCSPQQQNSGHGGWTTVVGFLIGICAIVMATFSTGIDSQTFQFRKDKVQSDDDVPYKYGFFHLVFSLGAMYFAMLFISWNLDGLPRKWSIDVGWASTWVKIVNEWFAATIYLWKLILPVVRQTKVMDHEEPEQEMDNSTSV; encoded by the exons ATGATAGAAGACAAGATAGATGACAATGAGGTAGATCAATTGGAAGAATTCCCTGTAGCATTACAACAGAAGAATATGGAATATTCAATTAAAAGCAAGAGGTCATTGCGAGCTCGTTATTCCTATGGCATTATATTCTTGATCATAAATCTTATAGCTTGGTTCGTCCGTGATTATGGAGATAGGGCTGTTCCTCTGCTTCAAT ATTCAAAAGCCTGTGGAAATGCAGGAAGTGCATGTTCTCATACGATGGGGGTTCTTCGCGTGAGTTTAGGTTGCTTT attttctttttagtaATGTTCCTCACAACATGTTtcacaagcaagttatatgACGTCCGCAATGTATGGCATTCTGGCTGGTGAAGTTTAAAGTTTGTCATGTTGATAACTTTTATGGTGATTCCATTTTTCATCCCCTCAGATTACATCCAGTTATATG GTGAATTTGCTCGAGTGGGCGCAGG AGTCTTTCTTGTCCTCCAGCTAATAAGTGTGATCGAGTTCATCACGTGGTGGAATAACTATTGGATGCCTGACGAAAGAAAGAAGCAAAG CTGCTCCCTTGGCTTATTCATGTCGACAGTATGTTACATCGCTTCCATTTGTGGAATTATGGTGATGTATGTGCTTTATGCCTCCAAAACATCATGCATTCTGAACATATTCTTTATCTCCTGGACTGCAATTTTGCTGCTGGTAATGATGGCCGTATCCTTACactctaag GTAAATAGGGGACTTTTATCTTCAGGGATTATGGCTTCTTATGTTGTCTTTCTCTGTTGGAGTGCTATTCGAAG TGAGCCTGCCACTCAGAAATGCAGCCCTCAGCAACAAAACAGTGGGCATGGTGGTTGGACTACTGTAGTT GGTTTCTTGATTGGTATATGTGCCATCGTCATGGCAACGTTCTCAACTGGCATTGATTCGCAAACATTTCAG TTTCGCAAGGATAAAGTTCAATCAGACGATGATGTTCCCTATAAGTATGGTTTCTTCCACCTAGTGTTCTCCTTAGGAGCAATGTACTTTGCTATGCTATTCATCAGTTGGAATCTAGATGGTTTACCTAGAAA ATGGAGTATTGATGTTGGATGGGCTAGTACATGGGTGAAGATAGTCAATGAGTGGTTTGCTGCTACAATCTATT TGTGGAAATTGATATTGCCAGTAGTGAGACAGACAAAAGTGATGGATCATGAAGAGCCAGAACAGGAAATGGATAACTCAACTTCAGTGTGA